The following DNA comes from Osmerus eperlanus chromosome 5, fOsmEpe2.1, whole genome shotgun sequence.
CCGTTCATCAGATAGATTAAATTAAGTTGTCAGTTTTATGGTTGTGTTGTTTTCTTGCTCTTCAATAGAATTCCTTTTGACACCTAGAGCGGGGGGAAGGGGACAATTTTGTAATTCGAGTTAAACATGTCCATATTGTGCAGTGGTTAACTCAAAAACAAAATGGGAAACTCACCAATTTCCAACAAAGTTTAACAGTTACACGGTCTCAATGACGGTCAATCTGTTTCTGTAATGCATTAAAGGAAAAATACACTTAAACTTTAAAGTGCATGAAACACCACATTATTATGAAAATACATATATACGATAGTTGTTCATTCATATTCCTAATTACCTATCTTcgtttatttaaaatatattttgagcTTTGTCTAGTACTGTTTAGGGATCTTGTTTAAATTCTATTCTTAAACTGAAATGAAGAGGAAAGGTGGCCAGATTTATAAACCCTACCTTTCAGAGCTTTCATCGGTTAGTTGGTGGGAGTTCCCTTCCGTCCCTGTGAATAAGACTCCTTCTCCGGAGTTCTGACCTGGTGAATCATCATTCCTCCTAGCTTTGACCTGAAACTCCCCCACACGAAATGACAATTAGTTAAAATCAAAGAAGCACCAACATTAAGATTTTAAGTAACTATCATACTGCAGACATCCAGAAAAGTGTGTATTAAGAACACTTAGAATAGAGTAAGACTCAATGGTACAAATGGTACCAATGCTACAAATGGTAAATCTACAAGCAAAGAATTGTAGACatacaatacaatttctcaataaCTGTAAGTTGCCAACAGTCCTTCACAGATTGCCTCACCTTCCACACTAAAAGAAACACAATGGCAGCGATTGGAATGAGCAGTAGTAGCGACAGTAGACTTTGTTCCACACCTTCAGGCAAGAACCTCAGTGGCTCATTCCCTATGAGGATTCCAAGGTGAATTAATGTTAGGTTATTTCTGGGTTACTTCTGGGTTTCCAATGAAATTGATTTAAAAGACGTAACTCTTGGATGGACACCTTGGCAGGAAAGCACTATGAACCTCTTTCACTATACATTTTATTATTAGAAACATCTGAGATCTGACTACTTTACAAAGGAATTGTCTTGACTTCAAGAGGAAACAGATCCTCACAGAATTTGTGCTTTTcacacatttatttttaaagaatTACCCAAGGCTGACTTGATCACAATAAATAAATTACACCATATTCTATCACTCTTTATAACAAACTGTATATATTACTGTGTGTCAAGTGAGCTCAACTGTCTCAAGTGAAGTCAACTGTCACTAGTAGGTTTTATCAGGAAAATCCTGTTGGCCTACTTTTAAACTAAATGGGCAAATGCATCTAACTTTAGCTCCAATAGTGTCTTTCTGATAAGTCATATCCACAAGGATCGTTCATCTTACTTATTAAGACAACTTCATTTACAGGATTTACGTAGTAACCTACATTAGAAAACGAActtacatgatttacagtttggtGTTGAGTCATCACAGTCTGCGATCTTGACTGAAGACAAACGGGAGGAAAAAAGGAAGGTACAGTGTTAATACTCATTATAAAAAACGTCATTGTCGGACACTAAAAAGTCTCTTTGCTGACACCTTTTCTTTTCCTCAGACAAAAGATCTAAACTATCCTCTCTAGAAATGAAAGACCAAGCGCTTGGGAAGATCTGAAGATTGCTCTGTAATCAACACGAACACAAGTGGGGTTTCAGTCCTTTTCTTCTTTTCATCTAGTCCACCTGGGGACAACTTCCCTTGGTCCTGTGACCTAGCAACAAGGAACACCACAATGGACCTACCAATCACCtggtacattttcttttctcctaAAGTTCTTGAAAGAAAGGCATTTGCTGTGTAAAACCAAAAAGACAACCTTAAACACCACAAGAGATATAGCCTGCAAATTATCTGGTCATGAAAGAAATAACTTTCGAGATCCAATCAAGCCTAGGAAAAACAAGATAAGTACATGTTTATTGCAGACTGTAGCCATATGGGTATGATAACAGGAAATAGTAACAGGGGTCAGagggctgagcagttagggagtcgggctattaatcagaaggttgttggttcgattcccggccgtgccaaatgacgttgtgtccttgggcaaggcacttcaccctacttgccttggggagaatgtccatgtacttactgtaagtcgctctggataagagcgtctgctaaatgtaaatagtaGACCACTAAATGAGTCTGCAGTGTCAACAGTGACAACAATCTTAGAGTAGTGTGAATCATAATAAGGTGTACAGAGTAAACTTGAATAATTTATTAGCAGCCTTGTTTCTCAAGCTGATCAGATATTGACCTGTTgagtattttgttgttgttgttgttgtggtcgtTGTTATTGTGGGACAGGAAGGTGGCTCGCAGTCTGTCAAATCTCTCCTTGATTCTTCTTGACTTGCTGTTTTGAGGAAATCTTCCACCAATTCAAAGTAACGCCCTGTCTGCCATCTTTCCTTTCTGTAGTGGCACTCAAAATCTAACATCAAAGCCTCCTGTAAAGACAAGAACATTGCGGGTGGAAAAATTGAAGCTGGGTAGACTTTCGAGGTGTTGCAAGCATTTTCTTGGGCATTGATCTGGCTACTGTATAGATCATGTTTATTGTGATTGTTAGAACTTGTTACCGGAATGTACTAAATGTATTAAATTACAATGAGTTTGAAGAGCCAACAGATTTATGCAACAACTTACCAAAGGCCTCATCTTAAACCGAATGTCTTGCAGCATTTGGATGAAGATGCTAATATCATATTTGTTAGATGATATATTTCCAAACTTAAGTGACAATTCTATTAAACTTTCCTCCAAGTAGAAGATATTTAGCTTCACCCAACACATTCCACtctaaaagaaagaaagaaggaaattaGATATGCATATGTTAGTGACTcaacaaaaaatctgaaaaataatattatattactttcaaaaatgttttgtgAAGCTTACAAAAAGAAAACTTTTCTTACTTCTTCTTTTGGAATGTAATGCACAGGAATCTTGTAATCTTTAGGAATATTTTGTTTCTGTTAAAAGGGGAAAATACAGAAAATGAAGCACAGTGAAATAATTATTAGTGGATATACAGTAGCAATCCAAAGCAACCACATTAACCTTTTTTTCATACAAAAGGACAACTGAATGTTACTACAGAATTCCATTTATGCTTGCATAGGATGTCTTGATCCATTATCAGAACCAGATGGAACCTAGCACAGTTGTAAATCTTTGTAAGCTTTAATGAAATGAATAAACAAatagcaaataaaaaataatcatCTCATAAATGTACCAATAAAGAGGGAAAATACTAGTAAAAAATATGCACATATTACACCATAGATCTCAGGTTTAATGAGTCCTTCAAGTAGGTAATGCATTTTGTGAGGGCTGAGAACACATCCTGAATTATACTGTAGTATCAAATGATGTCTTAAAATGCTATAATACCTTATAACATTATAGGATGACCTTTTCTTAATTAGGGCGTCAATACTAGGCTGTAAACAACACATTACAAAAAATATTGGGTCCACATTTGTAGTACAAGGCTTGAAAACAGGTCTGGCCCGTTATGTCCAAGTTTGATGAGCAAAAGCTTGTCAGTCTACTAAAAGCCTTCACAAATCTTGTACCATGAAAATTACCCAGAACTCAAGTATTCAAACAGGTGGTCCAGCAATATAATAtatttaagaggccactgcacACCAAGCTTAGCTGGCAAATGAAAGATCTGGACTATCATCCAAGTACTTGTATGAAAAATCACTAGATAGTGGTAAAGCACTACTGGTTTGACTAATGGTTGTGTATATCTCCCTGTTACTTTAGTTCTCAGAATATGAGCACAGTCGAGATCTAACCTATATTGGTAGATGGCACTGTAATGCACAAGTATAGAACGGGACTAAACTGTGTTCATCTTAAACCTAATTCCAAACTAGTGTACTCATTTTGGaattgacaaaaaaaacaagcacCTGTGCCTCATTTCAACCCCAC
Coding sequences within:
- the kitlga gene encoding kit ligand a, yielding MKKSKIWIHVCVHLLLCITLGVYSSEFVNPVTDDITKLSQLKQNIPKDYKIPVHYIPKEESGMCWVKLNIFYLEESLIELSLKFGNISSNKYDISIFIQMLQDIRFKMRPLEALMLDFECHYRKERWQTGRYFELVEDFLKTASQEESRRDLTDCEPPSCPTITTTTTTTTTKYSTVKIADCDDSTPNCKSWNEPLRFLPEGVEQSLLSLLLLIPIAAIVFLLVWKVKARRNDDSPGQNSGEGVLFTGTEGNSHQLTDESSERNRLTVIETV